In Callospermophilus lateralis isolate mCalLat2 chromosome 4, mCalLat2.hap1, whole genome shotgun sequence, one genomic interval encodes:
- the LOC143396949 gene encoding olfactory receptor 6C76-like: protein MSMLSVKSASNQPLEMKNRTSVTDFILLGLTDDPELQVVIFFFIFLTYVLSVTGNLTIITLTLLDSHLKTPMYFFLRNFSFLEISFTSVCNPRFLISILTGDKSISYNACAAQLFFFIFLGSTEFFLLASMSYDRYVAICKPLHYTTIMSNKICYQLIIISWLAGFLVIFPPLTTGLQLDFCDSNVIDHFTCDSAPLLQISCTDTSTLELLDFVLALFTLLTTLALIILSYAYILRTILRIPSAQQRTKAFSTCSSHMIVVSISYGSCIFIYVKTSAKEGVALTKGVAILYTSVAPMLNPFIYTLRNQQVKQAIKDIVRKIFASKSSI, encoded by the coding sequence atGTCAATGTTATCAGTGAAATCTGCCTCAAACCAAccattggaaatgaaaaatagaacATCAGTAACAGACTTCATCCTCCTGGGTCTAACAGATGATCCAGAGCTCCAGGTTGtgattttcttctttatatttctCACCTATGTGCTGAGTGTTACTGGAAATCTAACTATCATCACCCTTACCCTCCTGGATTCCCACCTGAAGACCCCCATGTATTTCTTCCTCAGGAATTTCTCCTTCCTAGAAATTTCATTTACTTCTGTCTGTAACCCTAGGTTTTTGATCAGCATCCTAACTGGGGACAAGTCCATTTCCTACAATGCTTGTGCAGCTCAACTATTTTTCTTTATCTTCCTGGGCTCAACAGAATTTTTCCTCCTGGCCTCTATGTCCTATGATCGCTACGTGGCTATCTGCAAGCCTCTACATTACACAACCATCATGAGTAACAAGATCTGTTACCAGCTCATCATCATCTCTTGGCTGGCTGGTTTCTTGGTCATTTTTCCACCACTGACCACGGGCTTGCAGTTAGATTTCTGTGATTCCAATGTCATTGACCACTTCACCTGTGACTCTGCTCCTTTGCTGCAAATCTCTTGCACAGACACCAGTACTCTAGAGCTCCTGGATTTTGTTTTAGCTTTGTTCACTCTCCTGACCACATTGGCACTAATAATTCTGTCCTACGCTTACATCCTCAGAACAATTCTAAGAATTCCTTCAGCTCAACAAAGAACAAAGGCCTTCTCAACCTGTTCCTCACACATGATTGTTGTCTCCATCTCATATGGAAGCTGCATCTTCATATATGTGAAAACATCAGCAAAGGAAGGAGTTGCTTTAACAAAGGGGGTGGCTATTCTCTACACCTCTGTCGCTCCTATGCTGAATCCATTTATTTACACTCTAAGGAACCAGCAGGTGAAACAAGCAATTAAAGACATTGTGAGGAAGATATTTGCCTCAAAATCATCAATCTGA